Proteins from one Fragaria vesca subsp. vesca linkage group LG6, FraVesHawaii_1.0, whole genome shotgun sequence genomic window:
- the LOC101307905 gene encoding two-pore potassium channel 3-like codes for MDDEPFLSKIAAEVGGEEGTSRATPRRLSRDFRSSFLDLDPSRRVSSTQLITSAGDVIVPITPSSSSYVNLIANLNKNRKRRLKRRSHSAPSVFTDFKETIQDSLDPRPAPKSTPNIVRQASIGVVVYIIIGIVIYLTTGGISGEDVTYRPVDAMYFIVVTLCTIGYGDIVPDTTFTKLFTCFFILVGFGFIDILLHGLVTYICDRQESVLLSTVDENKFNTMVQAYFIDKEKGRMRIRIKVCLALTVVFCCITIGTIVAHYVEGYSWVDSFYLSVTSVTTVGYGDYAFKTVGGRCFAVVWLLVSTFAVARAFLYLTEMRIDKRNRKIAKWVLQKEVTLRDLLAADLDNDGCISKSEFVLYKLKEMGMVANKDILLICKQFDSLGHSNDGKITLVDLMEGDND; via the exons ATGGATGATGAGCCTTTTCTTTCCAAGATTGCAGCAGAGGTAGGTGGTGAAGAAGGGACTAGCAGAGCAACACCAAGAAGATTATCAAGAGACTTCCGCTCGAGTTTCCTTGATCTCGACCCTTCGCGCCGTGTCTCAAGTACTCAGCTGATCACAAGTGCTGGTGATGTTATTGTTCCCATAACTCCCAGTTCTTCTTCATATGTAAATCTCATTGCCAATTTGAACAAGAACAGGAAAAGAAGGCTCAAACGTCGATCACACTCGGCACCCTCGGTGTTCACCGACTTCAAGGAGACGATACAAGATTCTCTGGATCCCAGACCTGCCCCTAAATCAACCCCCAACATTGTTAGGCAAGCCTCCATCGGTGTTGTAGTGTATATCATAATTGGCATTGTGATATACTTGACCACCGGAGGTATCTCAGGGGAGGATGTCACATACCGGCCAGTGGACGCCATGTACTTCATTGTTGTCACGCTCTGCACCATTGGATATGGTGACATTGTTCCAGACACAACATTTACCAAACTCTTCACTTGTTTCTTCATCTTGGTTGGTTTCGGTTTCATTGATATTCTGCTACATGGGTTGGTGACCTACATCTGTGATAGGCAAGAATCCGTTTTGTTGAGCACGGTGGATGAGAATAAGTTCAACACAATGGTTCAGGCGTATTTCATTGATAAAGAGAAGGGAAGGATGAGAATACGGATAAAGGTATGTTTGGCCTTGACAGTAGTCTTTTGTTGTATAACTATAGGCACAATAGTAGCTCATTATGTAGAGGGCTACAGCTGGGTTGATAGTTTTTACCTATCTGTTACATCAGTGACAACAGTGGGTTATGGGGATTATGCTTTCAAAACCGTAGGAGGAAGATGTTTTGCAGTAGTCTGGTTATTAGTAAGCACATTCGCCGTTGCACGGGCGTTTTTGTACTTGACAGAGATGAGAATCGACAAGAGAAATCGCAAAATTGCGAAATGGGTTCTTCAAAAGGAGGTCACCCTAAGGGATTTACTGGCAGCAGACCTGGATAATGATGGATGCATCAG CAAATCAGAGTTCGTCTTGTACAAGCTCAAGGAGATGGGCATGGTAGCTAACAAGGACATCCTTCTGATATGCAAACAATTTGATTCTTTGGGGCATAGTAATGATGGCAAGATTACTCTTGTTGACCTAATGGAAGGTGACAATGACTGA